In Oryza sativa Japonica Group chromosome 1, ASM3414082v1, the genomic stretch ATCAGCTAGAGACAGAGATAAACAAGGTCACCGTGACAGGAAATGTTACCCCAGATGAAGTCGTCAAGGCTCTGCAGAAGATTGGGAAGACGGCAACTAACTGGGGTGAAGACTGAAGTGTTCATCTTTAGCTAGTAGTATATATCAGCTGATGACTTGATGTCCTTAGTCCTTAGTCCTTTCTATGGTTACTTTGAGCTGTTTATACTGCAGATATACAGTAGTACTAAGGAACATAAAGTGGGTAAACTCGGCATTGCTTACTCTCCCTCAGTAGTTGATTAATGCAATGGATTATGCGTTGCCCTGTTGGATTACCTTACCTCCTTTGATGTGTACCTGATTTGTTTGCAAAATCTTCCGGATGATGAGACAAACTTTTCTACGTTTTCATGGAGGATATGCATGATATGTCTTTATTCAGAACAAAATTATCCATCCTTTCCTTCAAAATCTGAATCAGCTTTCGCTTGCACTCCTATAGACCATCTTctcgaaaaaagaaaaagaaaaaccctgtCAATGGTTGGATTTTGTTCTTCCAAAAGGATAAAAAATGTTGGAGCTTGGGGGCCTGAAATCATGTTTTtctcttctgctgctgcttgcaGTTCATAAAGGCTGCAAAATTGGTTCTTCTTTTGCTTCCAACCAATTCGTACCTGTGAATGTTACAGTGTTTAGGCATTGTTTATGGAACAGACAGAAATCCGATGCAACACACGAAGTTA encodes the following:
- the LOC4327517 gene encoding copper transport protein ATX1 — protein: MAVVELKVGMHCDRCIKAIKKAIKTIDDMESYQLETEINKVTVTGNVTPDEVVKALQKIGKTATNWGED